From one Agathobaculum sp. NTUH-O15-33 genomic stretch:
- a CDS encoding BCCT family transporter yields MGKKKIKIEKGIFIPGAIVLIAMILFGFLFLDKFNELMLLLYDATTKSFGWFYLLCSAFLIFFCLFVCVTPFGKKILGGKEAKPEHNVFTWCAMTICCGIATAVVFYAVGEPLTYFHNPPAFTGLEAETAAAAVRGIQIAAFHWGYVYYGIFTFWGLVVGYMVYNHNLPPRPSSGLYPVLKDKIYGPIGKVIDVLCLLALIGGMVTSLGFGVQQFASGLDYVFGIKPSNLIFVATILVVTLSYTVSSGRGIKKGMAIISNVNAYIYIALIAFLFLAGPTVFELNMTVDVLGSTINNFIGTALNADAFDVGNGWSRGNTVFFMAWIMAYAPLIGLFLAKISRGRTIRQFLLVNILVPGTFVVLWFVSFGGNAIYQDAFNNANIIGTINEMGFPVSNYALLGHLPLKSITIPIVILALFFSFITLADAMTGTMATMTCKNITEDEAPVLIKVFWGLLSGGATILCLFCLGTSGTTSLQNMSIVYALPIFLFTILAVVCVWRMMNGTVDKEMEQLAKQAKKAAPVSAKTAAKEEAAAP; encoded by the coding sequence ATGGGTAAGAAAAAAATAAAAATCGAAAAGGGTATCTTTATTCCCGGCGCGATCGTTTTAATTGCGATGATCCTGTTCGGGTTTCTATTCCTTGATAAGTTCAATGAACTCATGCTGCTGCTCTACGATGCGACCACCAAGAGCTTTGGCTGGTTCTATCTGCTATGCTCCGCGTTCCTGATTTTCTTCTGCTTGTTCGTTTGCGTCACACCGTTTGGCAAGAAGATACTCGGCGGCAAAGAAGCCAAGCCGGAGCATAATGTATTTACTTGGTGCGCAATGACCATTTGCTGCGGTATTGCCACCGCGGTCGTATTCTACGCCGTGGGCGAGCCGCTGACATATTTCCACAATCCGCCCGCGTTCACCGGGCTGGAGGCGGAAACCGCCGCCGCCGCGGTGCGCGGCATTCAGATCGCCGCGTTCCACTGGGGTTACGTCTACTACGGCATCTTTACCTTCTGGGGTCTGGTAGTGGGCTATATGGTATACAACCATAACCTGCCGCCGCGGCCGAGTTCCGGCCTTTATCCGGTTTTAAAGGATAAGATCTACGGGCCGATCGGCAAAGTCATCGACGTGCTGTGCCTGCTGGCCCTGATCGGCGGCATGGTGACCTCTCTGGGCTTTGGCGTGCAGCAGTTCGCTTCCGGACTGGATTATGTATTTGGCATCAAGCCCAGCAACCTGATCTTTGTGGCCACCATTTTAGTGGTGACCCTCAGCTACACCGTGTCCAGCGGACGAGGGATCAAGAAAGGCATGGCGATTATCAGTAACGTCAACGCCTATATCTATATTGCCCTGATCGCGTTTCTATTCCTTGCCGGCCCGACGGTGTTTGAGCTGAATATGACGGTGGACGTGCTGGGTTCCACCATCAACAACTTTATTGGCACGGCTTTGAACGCCGACGCGTTTGATGTGGGCAACGGCTGGAGCCGGGGCAATACCGTATTCTTTATGGCTTGGATCATGGCTTACGCGCCGCTGATCGGCCTGTTCCTCGCAAAGATATCACGCGGCCGCACCATTCGCCAGTTCCTGCTGGTCAATATTTTGGTGCCCGGCACCTTTGTGGTGCTTTGGTTCGTATCCTTTGGCGGCAACGCCATTTATCAGGATGCTTTCAATAATGCCAATATCATCGGCACGATCAATGAAATGGGCTTCCCGGTATCCAACTACGCGCTGCTGGGGCACCTGCCCTTGAAATCAATCACCATTCCCATCGTCATTCTCGCGCTGTTCTTCTCCTTCATCACGCTGGCCGACGCCATGACAGGCACCATGGCCACGATGACCTGTAAGAATATCACCGAGGATGAAGCGCCTGTGCTGATCAAGGTGTTCTGGGGCCTGCTGTCCGGCGGCGCCACGATCCTGTGCCTGTTCTGCCTCGGCACCAGCGGCACCACCTCGCTGCAAAACATGAGCATTGTTTACGCTTTGCCCATTTTCCTGTTCACCATCCTCGCCGTGGTTTGCGTATGGCGGATGATGAACGGTACGGTCGACAAGGAAATGGAACAACTGGCAAAGCAGGCGAAAAAGGCTGCGCCGGTCTCCGCTAAGACCGCGGCAAAGGAAGAAGCGGCGGCCCCGTAA
- a CDS encoding acyl-CoA thioesterase, which yields MYEHKVQYYESDGMGITHHSNYIRWFEEARVALLEYLGYPYEEIEQQGIGSPVLTANASYKASTRFGDVVQVAARVTGYTGVKLFLAYEVYNKATGILCCTGETSHCFTDRTGKPVALRRVWPELHEVFVTAAQAES from the coding sequence TTGTACGAGCATAAGGTCCAATATTACGAATCGGACGGCATGGGCATCACACACCACTCCAACTATATCCGCTGGTTTGAGGAAGCGCGGGTGGCTTTGCTGGAATACCTCGGCTATCCTTATGAGGAAATCGAGCAGCAAGGGATCGGCAGCCCGGTGTTAACGGCAAACGCGTCCTACAAGGCGTCGACCCGTTTCGGGGATGTGGTGCAGGTCGCCGCGCGCGTCACCGGTTACACCGGCGTTAAGCTTTTCCTCGCCTACGAGGTGTATAACAAAGCCACCGGCATCCTATGCTGTACCGGCGAGACCAGCCATTGCTTTACCGATCGAACGGGCAAGCCCGTGGCGCTCCGCCGCGTTTGGCCGGAACTGCACGAGGTGTTTGTAACCGCCGCGCAAGCAGAATCTTAA
- the rpe gene encoding ribulose-phosphate 3-epimerase, giving the protein MEIKLSPSILSADFANLARDIKVATDAGAEYVHVDVMDGHFVPNITIGAPVVKALRKATDKVLDVHLMISDPDQYLDDFIAAGSDIITVHYESNGDTLEQLKKIRAAGVKAACTIKPGTDATVLFPLLPHCDMVLIMTVEPGFGGQGFIPECMDKIKAVRAEIQKNGYACELEIDGGAKLSNTADIVAAGADVIVAGSAVFGGDIAGNVKAFHDVFEQGAAKAGWSK; this is encoded by the coding sequence ATGGAAATCAAATTATCGCCGTCCATCCTTTCGGCGGATTTCGCCAACCTCGCGCGGGATATCAAGGTCGCGACCGACGCGGGCGCGGAATATGTCCACGTGGACGTTATGGACGGTCACTTTGTGCCCAATATTACGATTGGCGCGCCGGTCGTCAAAGCGCTGCGTAAGGCGACCGACAAGGTGCTCGACGTGCACCTGATGATCTCCGACCCCGATCAGTACTTAGATGATTTTATCGCCGCGGGCTCCGATATCATCACCGTGCATTACGAATCGAACGGCGATACGCTGGAGCAGCTCAAAAAGATCCGCGCCGCGGGCGTGAAGGCGGCTTGCACGATCAAGCCCGGTACCGATGCTACCGTGCTGTTCCCGCTGCTGCCGCACTGCGATATGGTGCTGATTATGACCGTGGAGCCGGGCTTTGGCGGGCAGGGCTTTATCCCGGAATGTATGGATAAGATCAAGGCCGTCCGCGCGGAAATTCAGAAAAACGGCTATGCGTGCGAGTTGGAGATCGACGGCGGCGCAAAGCTATCCAATACCGCCGATATCGTCGCGGCGGGCGCGGATGTGATCGTCGCCGGTTCCGCCGTGTTCGGCGGCGATATTGCCGGTAATGTCAAGGCGTTCCATGACGTGTTTGAGCAAGGCGCCGCCAAGGCGGGCTGGAGCAAGTAA
- a CDS encoding ROK family protein produces the protein MADAGKLKQENTRLLRRALRGGERFGKNELARLTGLSFPTVSRIVDGLVRTGEVRELGAGTSTGGRCAMQVALDPEYRLFLCLRLETDTLHWFVSDLDGRRIEEQETACKGDTLQAISTLLTCVRARYPRLGAAAFGLSGTLKSGTVTETFGRTELRGVSLAAFLQEKLGLPAVVQRDMHAVALGHVARSKKKPRAVACIYLGPTGIGSSLALDGRVWSGANEFAGELHYLPIKNNLEYAKTHFAGVDMVAYYLQVIRAYAALVNPDRVVLYRDALLEGKLERIRSACEKTLPPQAVPELILSGDFYSDYEQGLFELAAGLTEEKL, from the coding sequence ATGGCGGACGCCGGAAAACTAAAACAGGAAAACACCCGGCTGCTTCGCCGCGCGCTGCGCGGCGGCGAGCGTTTTGGAAAAAATGAATTGGCCCGTTTAACCGGACTGAGCTTTCCCACGGTCAGCCGCATTGTAGACGGACTGGTGCGGACAGGCGAGGTGCGGGAGCTTGGCGCGGGCACGTCCACAGGCGGCCGATGCGCCATGCAAGTGGCGCTTGACCCGGAATACCGGCTGTTTCTTTGTTTGCGGCTGGAAACCGATACGCTGCACTGGTTTGTCAGCGATTTGGACGGCAGACGGATCGAAGAGCAGGAAACCGCCTGCAAGGGAGATACCCTACAAGCGATCAGCACACTGCTAACGTGTGTGCGGGCGCGTTACCCGCGGCTTGGCGCCGCCGCTTTCGGCCTGTCCGGCACGCTGAAAAGCGGCACGGTCACCGAAACGTTTGGCCGGACCGAGCTGCGGGGCGTGAGCCTCGCAGCGTTTTTACAGGAAAAACTGGGCCTGCCCGCCGTGGTGCAGCGCGATATGCACGCGGTGGCGCTCGGCCACGTCGCGCGAAGCAAAAAGAAACCGCGCGCCGTGGCCTGTATTTATCTGGGGCCGACCGGCATCGGCTCCAGCCTTGCGCTGGATGGCCGGGTTTGGAGCGGCGCGAACGAATTTGCGGGCGAGCTGCATTATCTGCCCATCAAAAACAATCTGGAATATGCCAAAACGCACTTTGCGGGCGTGGATATGGTGGCATACTATTTGCAAGTCATCCGCGCGTACGCGGCGCTGGTCAACCCGGACCGCGTCGTCCTTTACCGGGATGCGCTGCTGGAGGGGAAGCTGGAACGAATCCGCAGCGCCTGCGAAAAGACGCTGCCGCCGCAGGCCGTTCCGGAGCTGATTCTTTCCGGGGATTTTTACAGCGACTATGAACAGGGATTGTTCGAACTTGCCGCCGGACTGACCGAGGAGAAACTATGA
- a CDS encoding HAD family hydrolase, whose amino-acid sequence MKRIFAFDIDGTLIDTVQVDQYAIQTVLREQGREYTLEELRFSFGMPGREALRILQVPDIEGTIARWEQLAYAELDKISPYEGVIETLCALRARGAKLGIVTARTRAQYEAGFQPLGLEKYFDTVVCADEVAHPKPAPDELHECLRRLGGTAEEAVYIGDSRYDMACARSAGVTAGLALWGCEEADALDADHKLSHPSEILKL is encoded by the coding sequence ATGAAACGAATCTTTGCTTTTGATATTGACGGTACGCTGATCGACACCGTGCAGGTGGACCAGTACGCCATCCAAACGGTGCTGCGCGAGCAGGGCAGGGAGTACACACTCGAGGAGCTGCGCTTCTCCTTTGGCATGCCGGGGCGGGAAGCGCTGCGCATTTTGCAGGTGCCCGATATCGAGGGCACGATCGCGCGGTGGGAACAGCTGGCCTACGCGGAACTGGATAAGATCAGTCCGTATGAAGGCGTGATTGAAACCCTTTGCGCGCTGCGGGCGCGGGGCGCGAAGCTCGGCATCGTGACGGCGCGCACCCGCGCGCAATACGAAGCGGGCTTTCAGCCGCTCGGCCTTGAAAAATACTTTGATACAGTTGTCTGCGCGGACGAGGTCGCCCACCCTAAGCCCGCGCCGGACGAGCTGCACGAGTGCCTGCGCCGTTTGGGCGGCACGGCCGAAGAAGCCGTTTATATCGGGGACAGCCGGTATGATATGGCGTGCGCCAGATCGGCCGGCGTGACGGCGGGCCTTGCGCTCTGGGGCTGCGAGGAAGCGGACGCGTTGGATGCGGATCATAAGCTGAGCCATCCGTCCGAAATCTTAAAGCTGTGA
- a CDS encoding methyltransferase family protein, with protein MGVFLLLPFFLIRFGLLSRLSQDAVKRAAYFAPLLETERAAYWIYPISNAAIVLYLLFLSVKCIPTWIFATGLTMYAVGLLLLAVSVVNFAAPVENGFHKNGLYRLSRNPMYVAYFVFFIGCALLTRSLLLFVLVLLFQISAHWIIQSEERWCVQQYGKAYLQYMAKVRRYL; from the coding sequence ATGGGCGTTTTTTTATTGCTGCCTTTTTTTCTGATACGGTTCGGGCTTTTATCCCGACTCAGTCAGGATGCGGTGAAGCGCGCCGCCTACTTTGCGCCGCTGCTGGAAACAGAAAGAGCGGCCTATTGGATTTACCCAATTTCCAATGCGGCGATCGTACTCTATCTACTTTTCCTTTCGGTCAAATGCATTCCAACGTGGATATTCGCCACAGGGCTGACCATGTATGCGGTAGGTTTGCTGCTGCTTGCGGTGTCGGTTGTGAATTTTGCAGCTCCTGTGGAAAACGGGTTTCACAAAAACGGACTTTATAGGCTGTCCCGCAACCCCATGTACGTTGCGTATTTCGTGTTTTTCATCGGCTGCGCGCTGTTGACGCGATCGCTTCTTCTGTTTGTTTTGGTGCTTCTATTTCAAATATCGGCGCACTGGATCATTCAGTCGGAAGAACGCTGGTGCGTGCAGCAATACGGAAAAGCGTATCTACAGTACATGGCTAAAGTACGGCGGTATCTTTAA
- a CDS encoding alpha/beta fold hydrolase: protein MNIKCTQNIFRSANGVSNVTYYILVPEGVTVNGIVQISHGMCEYFSRYTAFAKYLCSLGFIVCGNDHIGHGASVSRPGELGFFATKDGWRYLVRDVQQLTDLMQGRYPDLPYFLLGHSMGSLIARLYLTEYGERLSGCILSGTIGPNPAAATCAHLADSIARSRGMTYRSGFLSGLTYKGYNRRIKDAHSVFDWLSRDEDVVALYESDAKCNFVFTATGFRDLYTLCFKANAAHTFRATPRSLPLLFLAGDGDPVGKYGDGVRRVVGLYRGAGVRGIDVIFYKDARHEILNELNRLDVYGDISRWLENRLAGETAPEEAAN from the coding sequence ATGAATATCAAGTGTACCCAAAATATTTTCCGCAGCGCCAACGGTGTGTCCAACGTCACCTATTACATCCTTGTACCCGAAGGCGTCACGGTGAACGGGATCGTCCAAATCTCACACGGCATGTGTGAGTATTTTTCTCGTTATACCGCCTTTGCAAAGTATCTTTGCAGCCTCGGCTTTATCGTTTGCGGGAATGACCATATCGGACACGGCGCATCAGTCTCCCGCCCGGGCGAACTCGGCTTTTTTGCCACAAAGGACGGCTGGCGGTATCTTGTACGCGATGTGCAGCAGTTGACCGACCTGATGCAGGGCCGCTACCCCGACCTGCCCTATTTTCTTTTGGGGCATTCAATGGGCTCGCTGATCGCCCGCCTGTACCTGACCGAATACGGAGAGCGGCTTTCCGGCTGTATCCTATCCGGCACCATCGGTCCCAACCCCGCGGCGGCCACCTGCGCCCATCTGGCCGATTCCATCGCCCGCTCGCGCGGCATGACCTACCGAAGCGGCTTTCTCTCAGGCCTGACCTACAAGGGCTATAACCGCCGCATCAAGGACGCGCACAGCGTTTTTGACTGGCTTTCCAGAGATGAGGACGTCGTCGCCCTATACGAATCCGATGCCAAATGCAATTTTGTCTTTACCGCGACCGGTTTCCGCGATTTATACACGCTGTGCTTTAAAGCGAACGCCGCGCATACGTTCCGCGCCACGCCCCGCTCGCTGCCGCTGCTTTTCCTCGCAGGCGACGGCGACCCGGTCGGCAAATACGGGGACGGCGTGCGCCGTGTCGTCGGCCTGTATCGCGGCGCCGGCGTGCGGGGTATCGATGTGATCTTTTACAAGGACGCCCGCCACGAAATTTTAAACGAGCTGAACCGGCTTGATGTATATGGCGATATCTCACGCTGGCTGGAAAACCGGCTTGCCGGTGAGACCGCACCCGAAGAAGCTGCAAACTGA
- a CDS encoding phenylpyruvate tautomerase MIF-related protein — MPYIAIRTSCALSQEQKDELKSGLGERIALIPGKDESRLMVDIADGHAMYLAGVQRELAYVDVKCYRAAEFESKKRFTEAVFQLLEQTVGLPKDAVYLTYSEFENWGTLGSMK; from the coding sequence ATGCCGTATATTGCAATTCGCACCTCCTGCGCGCTGTCGCAGGAGCAAAAGGATGAACTGAAATCGGGCCTTGGCGAGCGTATCGCGCTCATTCCCGGCAAGGACGAAAGCCGGCTGATGGTGGACATCGCGGACGGGCACGCCATGTATTTGGCGGGCGTGCAGCGGGAACTGGCCTATGTGGATGTAAAGTGCTACCGCGCCGCGGAATTTGAAAGCAAAAAGAGATTCACCGAAGCGGTGTTCCAGCTGCTGGAGCAGACCGTGGGCTTGCCGAAGGACGCGGTATACCTTACCTACAGCGAATTTGAAAACTGGGGCACGCTGGGCTCGATGAAGTAA
- a CDS encoding HdeD family acid-resistance protein: MKDSVSRALWGAAGLFLVVTGVYFIIHPDATLVSIAFMMGLALLVSGGANLIVYVTRRRAYLASGWFLADGLVDVLIGLAFLCNRWIATSLLPFIFAVWAVISGLTKLVNASILRRFGSMAWGWSLVIGIILAALGVATFIKPLVAAVAIAVLVAVVLIAQGLLAIMRCLFISDMYKK; this comes from the coding sequence GTGAAGGATTCAGTCAGCCGCGCTTTGTGGGGCGCCGCCGGTTTGTTTCTGGTTGTAACAGGCGTTTATTTTATCATCCATCCGGACGCCACGCTGGTCTCCATCGCGTTTATGATGGGGCTGGCGCTGCTGGTATCCGGCGGCGCGAATTTGATCGTTTATGTAACGCGCCGCCGCGCGTATCTTGCATCCGGCTGGTTTTTGGCGGATGGATTGGTCGATGTTTTGATCGGTCTGGCGTTTCTATGTAACCGCTGGATCGCGACTTCGCTATTGCCGTTTATCTTTGCGGTCTGGGCGGTGATCTCAGGGCTTACCAAGCTGGTCAACGCCTCCATTCTCCGAAGGTTCGGCTCCATGGCATGGGGCTGGTCGTTGGTGATCGGTATTATTTTGGCGGCGCTCGGCGTCGCTACCTTTATCAAGCCGCTCGTCGCGGCGGTCGCGATCGCCGTGCTCGTAGCGGTTGTCCTGATCGCGCAGGGGCTGCTCGCGATCATGCGCTGCCTCTTCATCAGCGATATGTACAAAAAGTAA
- the ung gene encoding uracil-DNA glycosylase has protein sequence MVHIGNEWDDLLADEFEQEYYKKIRYFLKKEYAEQTIFPPMSDIFNALRYTSFSDVKAVLLGQDPYHGPGQAHGLCFSVKEGVQPPPSLQNIFKELHDDLGFDAPPNGTLTKWAKQGVLLLNTVLTVRQGFANSHKNLGWTTFTDHVIQRLNEREKPVVFLLWGAGARSKKPLITAPQHLILECAHPSPLSAFNGFFGCKHFSKCNAFLEQNGMEPIDWNLNTP, from the coding sequence ATGGTGCATATCGGAAACGAATGGGACGACCTGCTCGCGGACGAATTCGAGCAGGAGTATTATAAGAAAATACGCTATTTCTTGAAGAAGGAATATGCGGAACAGACGATTTTCCCGCCTATGAGCGATATTTTCAACGCGCTGCGCTATACCTCTTTTTCGGATGTGAAGGCCGTGCTGCTCGGACAGGATCCCTATCACGGACCGGGTCAGGCGCATGGGCTGTGCTTTTCGGTAAAAGAAGGCGTACAGCCGCCGCCGAGCCTGCAAAACATTTTTAAGGAACTGCACGACGATCTGGGTTTTGACGCGCCGCCGAACGGCACGCTGACCAAATGGGCCAAACAAGGCGTATTGCTTTTAAACACCGTGCTTACCGTGCGGCAGGGCTTTGCCAACAGCCACAAAAATTTGGGCTGGACCACCTTTACCGATCATGTGATTCAGCGGCTGAACGAACGCGAAAAGCCGGTGGTCTTTCTGCTATGGGGCGCGGGCGCCCGTTCCAAAAAGCCGCTCATCACCGCGCCGCAGCATCTAATTCTGGAGTGCGCGCACCCCTCTCCCCTCTCTGCGTTCAACGGTTTTTTCGGGTGCAAGCATTTTTCCAAATGCAATGCGTTTCTAGAACAAAACGGCATGGAACCGATCGATTGGAATCTCAATACGCCGTAA
- a CDS encoding GntR family transcriptional regulator: MIQIDYRDARPLYEQVADEIEQLVLRGVLAPDSQLPSVRQLATELSINPNTIQRAYSELEQRGVVYAAKGRGNFVSGDFSALRERRLSEIEREVRSLVAVARDLGADDARLNSWIQTKGENKR, translated from the coding sequence GTGATACAGATCGATTACCGGGACGCCCGGCCGCTTTATGAGCAAGTGGCGGATGAGATCGAGCAGCTCGTGCTGCGCGGCGTGTTGGCGCCGGACAGTCAACTGCCCAGCGTGCGCCAGCTGGCTACCGAGCTTTCCATTAACCCGAATACGATCCAGCGTGCGTACAGCGAGTTGGAGCAGCGCGGCGTGGTCTATGCCGCGAAGGGAAGGGGCAATTTTGTATCGGGCGATTTTTCCGCGCTGCGGGAACGCAGGCTGAGCGAGATCGAACGTGAGGTGCGCTCGCTTGTAGCGGTGGCGCGCGATCTTGGCGCGGACGACGCGCGGCTGAACAGCTGGATACAGACGAAAGGGGAGAACAAACGATGA
- a CDS encoding ABC transporter ATP-binding protein, whose translation MITAKNATKHFGGLTALDHVDAEIRDASVFGLIGSNGAGKSTFLRMLAGILAPDEGTVEIDGAAIFENVALKQRCFFISDEQFFFPNGTPAEIKDFYKKYYPRFDEARYQKLIHAFAIDETRKIRTFSKGMKKQVSVICGVCAGADYLFCDETFDGLDPVVRQAVKSLFAEDVAERGLTPVIASHNLRELEDICDHVGLLHRGGILFSRDLDEMKLGMFKMQIVFRTPPEKDAWEGINVLHLDQRGSLYTLTARGGREELQARVAGMDPTFFELLPLTLEEIFINETEVAGYDIKTLLF comes from the coding sequence ATGATAACGGCGAAAAACGCCACCAAGCATTTTGGCGGACTGACCGCGCTTGACCATGTGGACGCCGAAATAAGGGACGCTTCGGTTTTTGGCCTGATCGGTTCCAACGGCGCCGGCAAAAGCACGTTCCTGCGCATGCTGGCCGGTATTTTGGCGCCGGATGAAGGCACGGTGGAGATCGACGGCGCCGCAATCTTTGAAAATGTGGCCTTAAAGCAGCGCTGCTTTTTCATTTCCGATGAACAGTTCTTTTTTCCGAACGGCACGCCGGCGGAGATCAAGGACTTTTATAAGAAATACTATCCGCGTTTCGACGAGGCGCGCTATCAAAAGCTGATACACGCCTTTGCCATAGACGAGACCCGCAAGATCCGTACCTTTTCTAAGGGTATGAAAAAGCAGGTGTCTGTCATTTGCGGCGTATGCGCCGGAGCGGACTACTTATTTTGCGATGAAACCTTTGACGGCCTTGACCCGGTCGTGCGGCAGGCGGTCAAAAGCCTGTTCGCGGAGGATGTGGCCGAACGCGGCCTAACGCCTGTGATCGCCAGCCATAACCTGCGCGAACTGGAGGATATCTGCGATCATGTGGGTTTACTGCACCGCGGCGGCATTCTGTTCTCCCGCGATCTGGACGAAATGAAGCTTGGCATGTTTAAAATGCAGATCGTGTTCCGCACGCCGCCGGAAAAGGATGCGTGGGAGGGAATCAACGTGCTGCACCTCGACCAGCGGGGTTCGCTGTATACGCTGACCGCGCGCGGTGGGCGCGAAGAGCTGCAAGCCCGCGTCGCGGGGATGGACCCGACTTTCTTCGAGCTGCTCCCGCTGACGCTGGAAGAGATATTTATCAATGAAACGGAGGTGGCTGGATATGACATCAAAACACTCCTTTTCTGA
- a CDS encoding DUF2975 domain-containing protein, producing MNWTKDKSLVLSRVSVILFFAALVAVCIFAPKLLGWRLGYHAYLMPFYLASIYCSAPFAAAVLWQLHRLLRNIGRGEVFVQTNVRCLRAISWCCIGAAAVLFASGFYDFLFFALSAMAAFVGLILRVVKNVIAEAVAIKAENDFTI from the coding sequence ATGAACTGGACGAAGGACAAAAGCCTTGTGTTGTCCCGCGTGAGCGTTATCCTGTTTTTCGCGGCGCTTGTCGCCGTCTGCATTTTTGCACCCAAGCTGCTGGGTTGGCGGCTGGGCTACCACGCCTATTTAATGCCGTTTTATTTGGCCAGCATCTATTGCTCGGCGCCTTTTGCCGCCGCGGTGCTGTGGCAGCTGCACCGGCTCCTGCGCAATATCGGCAGGGGAGAGGTGTTCGTTCAAACGAACGTGCGCTGTCTGCGCGCGATCTCGTGGTGCTGCATCGGCGCGGCGGCGGTTCTATTTGCGAGCGGGTTTTACGATTTCCTGTTTTTCGCGCTGTCGGCCATGGCGGCGTTCGTCGGCCTGATCCTGCGCGTGGTCAAAAACGTCATTGCCGAAGCGGTGGCGATCAAGGCCGAAAACGATTTTACAATTTGA
- a CDS encoding helix-turn-helix domain-containing protein: MPIVVNIDVMMARRKMSAGELAERIGITPANLSILKNNKAKAIRFSTLEALCKALDCKPADLLDYTEE; this comes from the coding sequence ATGCCCATTGTGGTCAATATCGATGTGATGATGGCCCGCCGCAAGATGAGTGCAGGCGAGCTGGCTGAGCGCATCGGCATCACCCCCGCCAATCTTTCTATTCTGAAAAATAACAAGGCCAAGGCCATTCGTTTTTCCACACTCGAAGCGCTTTGCAAGGCGCTCGACTGTAAGCCGGCCGACCTGCTGGATTATACGGAGGAATAA